Proteins co-encoded in one Cardiocondyla obscurior isolate alpha-2009 linkage group LG24, Cobs3.1, whole genome shotgun sequence genomic window:
- the Mcad gene encoding medium-chain specific acyl-CoA dehydrogenase, mitochondrial has translation MMLKKIFNPRLCPNVVRSFSAATESAQGCTFELSDTQKEIQELARKFTREEIIPVAAELDRSGKYPWDIIKKAWSIGLLNKHIPQELGGMEASIFDGCLVTEELAYGCTGISTAIETTGLGQTPVIIAGNEEQKKKYLGRLIEEPHVAAYCVTEPGAGSDVAGIKTKAEKKGKEWVLNGTKMWITNGGVANWYFVLARTNPDPKAPANKAFTGFIVERESDGCTPGRKEINMGQRASDTRMITFEDVRVPEENVLLGEGQGFKIAMKTFTRTRSPVAAAATGLAQRALDEATKYALQRKTFGKLIAEHQAVGFMLADMAIGVETSRTAWMKAAWAADQELPNATMLASVAKCYGADVANKCATDAVQIYGGAGFNSEYPVEKLMRDAKIFQIYEGTAQIQRLIISRALLEEAKQKSG, from the exons ATGATGTTGAAAAAG ataTTCAATCCGAGATTGTGCCCAAATGTGGTACGATCTTTCTCAGCAGCTACTGAATCAGCTCAAGGATGCACGTTTG aATTATCAGATACTCAAAAGGAGATACAAGAACTAGCACGAAAGTTTACTAGAGAAGAAATTATCCCAGTAGCTGCAGAGCTTGATAGAAGTGGAAAATATCCATGggacattattaaaaaagcatGGAGTATTGGTCTTTTGAACAAACATATTCCACAAGAACTTG GTGGTATGGAAGCTAGTATTTTCGATGGATGCTTGGTTACGGAAGAATTAGCTTACGGTTGTACCGGGATATCAACTGCAATAGAAACAACAGGTCTTGGA CAAACTCCGGTAATTATAGCTGGAAACGAggaacagaaaaagaaatatcttgGAAGATTGATAGAAGAACCACATGTTGcg GCATATTGTGTTACTGAACCTGGCGCGGGATCTGATGTAGCAGGTATTAAAACTAAAGCtgagaagaaaggaaaagagtgGGTACTTAACGGTACCAAAATGTGGATCACAAATGGTGGGGTCGCTAATTG GTATTTTGTTCTGGCAAGAACAAATCCAGATCCAAAAGCTCCAGCTAATAAAGCTTTCACAGGCTTTATTGTAGAACGTGAAAGTGATGGTTGTACTCCCGGTCGTAAG GAGATTAATATGGGACAAAGAGCAAGCGATACACGAATGATAACGTTTGAGGATGTTCGCGTTCCCGAAGAAAATGTACTGCTTGGAGAAGGACAAGGTTTCAAGATAGCTATGAAGACTTTTACTAGAACACGATCGCcg gtTGCGGCAGCAGCAACTGGTTTGGCTCAGAGAGCTCTTGATGAAGCAACGAAATATGCATTACAACGTAAAACGTTTGGTAAACTAATAGCAGAGCATCAGGCAGTTGGTTTTATGCTAGCTGATATGGCTATTGGTGTTGAAACTTCCAGAACAGCATGGATGAAGGCAGCTTGGGCTGCTGATCAAGAATTGCCAAATGCCACAATGCTTGCGAGTGTCGCAAAATGTTATGGTGCTGACGTAGCTAATAAATGTGCTACTGATGCTGTACAG ATTTATGGTGGTGCGGGTTTTAATTCTGAGTATCCAGTGGAAAAACTCATGCGAGATGCCAAAATTTTCCAAATATATGAAGGCACCGCACAAATTCAAAGACTAATTATATCGCGTGCCCTTCTTGAAGAGGCTAAACAAAAGAGCGGTTGA